In Natronococcus occultus SP4, the following proteins share a genomic window:
- the trpB gene encoding tryptophan synthase subunit beta, producing the protein MSDGEFEGYGGRHVPEPLRDPLEKLATAYDEVGSTAEFQADLRDHLEDFAGRPTPLYHARSLSERYGAEIYLKREDLLHGGAHKINNVLGQALLAKRSGRERLIAETGAGQHGVATAMAGALLDLETEIYMGEKDVARQEMNVFRMRLLGAEVNEVTRGDAGLAEAVDVALEDFAENVADTHYLVGSVVGPDPFPRMVRDFQSVIGEEAREQFHERTGELPDAAVACVGGGSNAIGLFHAFREDDVAFYGAEGGGEGSDSPRHAAPLTSGTDDTLHGMRTRVLEDDVEVHSVSAGLDYPGVGPEHAMFRAVGRCEYTGVTDDAALAAFRELSETEGIIPALESSHAVARAIELAEDGAHETILVNLSGRGDKDMETAARKFDL; encoded by the coding sequence ATGTCCGACGGAGAGTTCGAGGGCTACGGGGGGAGACACGTTCCGGAACCGCTTCGCGACCCACTCGAGAAGCTCGCGACCGCCTACGACGAGGTCGGTTCGACCGCGGAGTTCCAGGCCGACCTGCGGGACCACCTCGAGGACTTCGCGGGGCGGCCGACCCCGCTGTACCACGCCCGGAGCCTGAGCGAGCGCTACGGCGCCGAGATCTACCTCAAGCGCGAGGACCTGCTCCACGGCGGCGCCCACAAGATCAACAACGTGCTAGGCCAGGCGCTGCTCGCGAAACGGTCGGGCCGTGAGCGACTGATCGCCGAAACCGGGGCGGGTCAACACGGCGTCGCGACGGCGATGGCGGGGGCCCTGCTGGACCTCGAGACGGAGATCTACATGGGCGAGAAGGACGTCGCCCGCCAGGAGATGAACGTGTTCCGAATGCGGCTGCTGGGCGCCGAGGTCAACGAAGTCACGCGCGGGGACGCGGGTCTCGCCGAGGCCGTCGACGTCGCCCTGGAGGACTTCGCCGAGAACGTCGCCGACACTCACTACCTGGTCGGCAGCGTCGTCGGGCCGGACCCGTTCCCGCGGATGGTCCGGGACTTCCAGAGCGTGATCGGCGAGGAGGCCCGCGAGCAGTTCCACGAGCGAACGGGGGAGCTGCCCGACGCCGCGGTCGCCTGCGTCGGCGGGGGGTCGAACGCCATCGGGCTCTTCCACGCCTTCCGTGAGGACGACGTCGCCTTCTACGGCGCCGAGGGCGGCGGCGAGGGCAGCGACTCGCCGCGCCACGCGGCGCCACTGACCAGCGGCACCGACGACACCCTCCACGGGATGCGGACCCGCGTCCTCGAGGACGACGTCGAGGTCCACTCCGTCTCGGCGGGGCTGGACTACCCCGGCGTCGGTCCCGAACACGCCATGTTCCGGGCCGTCGGCCGCTGTGAGTACACCGGCGTCACCGACGACGCGGCGCTGGCGGCGTTCCGGGAGCTGAGCGAGACCGAGGGGATCATTCCGGCGCTCGAGTCGAGCCACGCGGTCGCCCGCGCGATCGAGCTCGCCGAGGACGGCGCCCACGAGACGATCCTCGTGAACCTCTCGGGGCGGGGCGACAAGGACATGGAGACCGCGGCGCGGAAGTTCGACCTCTGA
- a CDS encoding HVO_0416 family zinc finger protein: MATSPNDAGDDVFDEFLTDRGHTVERVGWEQEYNKKQCPDCGGLHEEGASSCTVCGWTPAR; this comes from the coding sequence ATGGCAACCTCACCCAATGATGCCGGTGACGATGTCTTCGATGAATTCCTTACGGACCGCGGTCACACGGTAGAGCGAGTGGGGTGGGAGCAGGAGTATAACAAAAAGCAGTGTCCCGACTGCGGCGGCCTCCACGAGGAGGGGGCCAGCTCCTGTACCGTCTGCGGGTGGACGCCGGCCCGGTAG
- the ubaA gene encoding SAMP-activating enzyme E1 produces MSELRLDATQLDRYSRHVIMDEIGPEGQQRLLEGSVLVVGAGGLGSPAIQYLTAAGIGRLGIVDDDVVERSNLQRQIVHGDGDVDRPKVDSAADYVEALNPDVDVETHETRITAENVAELTSGYDIVLDASDNFGTRYLLNDHCVLTETPLSHGAIYRFEGQVTTFTNDRGDDEDPPCYRCIFPEAPEPGTVPDCATTGVLGVLPGTVGCIQATEVVKYLLGKGDLLEGRLLMYDAMGMTFESVDVLANPECPVCSDDPEIDSVEDVAYEGSCSISAD; encoded by the coding sequence ATGAGCGAGCTCCGCCTGGACGCGACGCAGCTCGATCGCTACTCGAGACACGTCATCATGGACGAGATCGGTCCCGAGGGCCAACAGCGACTGCTCGAAGGCAGCGTCCTCGTCGTCGGCGCCGGGGGGTTGGGATCGCCGGCGATCCAGTACCTCACGGCCGCCGGGATCGGCCGTCTGGGGATCGTCGACGACGACGTCGTCGAACGCTCGAACCTGCAGCGCCAGATCGTCCACGGCGACGGCGACGTCGATCGACCGAAAGTCGACAGCGCGGCCGACTACGTCGAAGCGCTGAACCCCGACGTCGACGTCGAGACCCACGAGACCCGCATCACCGCCGAGAACGTCGCCGAGCTAACGAGCGGGTACGACATCGTCCTCGACGCCAGCGACAACTTCGGCACCCGGTACCTGCTCAACGACCACTGCGTGCTCACCGAAACGCCGCTCTCCCACGGAGCGATCTACCGCTTCGAGGGGCAGGTGACGACGTTCACGAACGACCGCGGCGACGACGAGGACCCGCCCTGTTATCGCTGCATCTTCCCCGAGGCACCCGAGCCCGGCACCGTCCCCGACTGTGCGACCACCGGCGTCCTCGGCGTGCTCCCGGGGACCGTGGGCTGTATCCAGGCCACCGAGGTCGTCAAGTACCTCCTCGGGAAGGGCGACCTCCTCGAGGGACGGCTCCTGATGTACGACGCGATGGGGATGACCTTCGAGTCGGTCGACGTTCTCGCGAACCCCGAGTGTCCGGTCTGTAGCGACGATCCCGAGATCGACTCGGTCGAGGACGTCGCCTACGAGGGCAGCTGTTCGATCTCGGCGGACTGA
- a CDS encoding MATE family efflux transporter, with protein MFVVLFSLSNRRFWRVWKRVFGLSWPVMAEQVLRTLMRTTDLIVAGFFSPAAVAAVGLADIYARFPLRFGIGIGDGAIALSSQDTSADATANRDEAVSQALLIGILGGIPFMLFGLLLNEYAISVLGALTDEGTMAAVVEYGSVYLMVIMLSAPAIHVNFIAARSIQGTGDTKTPMYVNGVVNALNILATIGLAFGLGPLPELGIIGIAIATAVADTLGATAFLAILATPRSEIRYVVPEQLVITKQLVLISWPRIAEGVTEMIAEFPFNAILLAFGTEVNAAYHVGRRMYQQIASPLARGYGVAANIMVGQSLGRGEGATAYYNGLAATALSTLTIGALCTLLFFFAEEFVLVFTRDPATVGYASGFAQAYAVAALLIAAYLTLSGSLRGGSETVVPFVSRVIGTFVFLLGFTYVVGVVLGYGVVAAYVAVVLDFAFRVAYLGVVFYRRRWVKRGTSMMRERGSFGEGSTDADD; from the coding sequence GTGTTCGTCGTTCTGTTCTCCCTGTCGAACCGCCGGTTCTGGCGGGTCTGGAAGCGCGTGTTCGGCCTCTCCTGGCCCGTGATGGCCGAGCAGGTGTTGCGGACGCTGATGCGGACGACCGACCTGATCGTCGCGGGCTTTTTCTCCCCCGCGGCGGTCGCGGCGGTCGGCCTCGCGGACATCTACGCTCGCTTTCCGCTGCGGTTCGGGATCGGTATCGGCGACGGCGCGATCGCGCTCTCGAGCCAGGACACGAGCGCCGACGCCACCGCGAACCGCGACGAGGCGGTCTCGCAGGCGCTGCTGATCGGGATCCTCGGCGGGATCCCGTTTATGCTCTTCGGGCTGTTACTCAACGAGTACGCGATCTCGGTGCTGGGTGCGCTCACCGACGAGGGGACGATGGCGGCCGTCGTCGAGTACGGCAGCGTCTACCTCATGGTAATCATGCTCTCGGCGCCCGCGATCCACGTCAACTTCATCGCGGCTCGCTCGATCCAGGGCACCGGCGACACCAAGACGCCGATGTACGTCAACGGCGTCGTCAATGCGCTCAACATCCTCGCGACGATCGGGCTGGCGTTCGGGCTCGGCCCGCTGCCGGAGCTCGGGATAATCGGGATCGCCATCGCGACGGCGGTCGCGGACACGCTCGGCGCGACCGCGTTCCTCGCGATTCTCGCTACACCTCGGAGCGAGATCCGGTACGTGGTGCCCGAACAGCTGGTCATCACCAAGCAGCTGGTCCTGATCAGCTGGCCACGGATCGCCGAGGGCGTCACGGAGATGATCGCCGAGTTTCCGTTCAACGCAATCTTGCTCGCGTTCGGCACCGAGGTCAACGCCGCCTACCACGTCGGCCGTCGGATGTACCAGCAGATCGCCTCGCCGCTCGCGCGGGGGTACGGCGTCGCGGCGAACATCATGGTTGGCCAGTCGCTCGGCCGGGGCGAGGGGGCGACCGCCTACTACAACGGGCTGGCCGCGACGGCCCTGAGCACCCTCACTATCGGCGCTCTCTGTACGCTGTTGTTTTTCTTCGCCGAGGAGTTCGTCCTCGTGTTCACCCGGGATCCGGCGACGGTCGGCTACGCCAGCGGCTTCGCCCAGGCCTACGCCGTCGCCGCGTTGCTGATCGCCGCCTACCTCACGCTGTCGGGCTCGCTGCGGGGCGGCAGCGAGACGGTCGTCCCCTTTGTCTCCCGGGTCATCGGCACCTTCGTCTTCCTGCTTGGCTTCACCTACGTCGTCGGCGTCGTCCTCGGCTACGGCGTCGTCGCCGCCTACGTCGCCGTCGTCCTCGATTTCGCCTTCCGGGTCGCCTACCTCGGCGTCGTCTTCTACCGCCGCCGGTGGGTCAAACGGGGCACCTCGATGATGCGCGAGCGAGGCAGCTTCGGCGAGGGGTCCACGGACGCGGACGACTGA